The following are encoded together in the Populus trichocarpa isolate Nisqually-1 chromosome 5, P.trichocarpa_v4.1, whole genome shotgun sequence genome:
- the LOC7493999 gene encoding uncharacterized protein At1g76070 — translation MEKQAAAAPRMILKFLPKVVSAVNFHNLTVGPGRDKRSENAHKHKAIAGKGVNPVRSLIPVEVRRQPKNESFETQEDPTSPKVSCIGQVKHKKKMYKATSKRVPWLPQETKPVSQNPHKIKKHASKLMRLFTGSKAGRKSIVSGGDKPTLPDKTPSLSQMTRFASGRDTLAGFDWTAHQIAPVESDRRDYYSDEERVDRLEEEEHEEVIIPFSAPIMVGGGIDLLPRKEINLWKKRTINPPNPLQLRSNMVRGN, via the coding sequence ATGGAGAaacaagcagcagcagcaccgaGAATGATCTTGAAATTTCTACCAAAAGTTGTTTCTGCAGTCAACTTCCATAACCTTACAGTTGGCCCAGGTAGAGATAAGAGATCAGAAAACGCACACAAGCACAAAGCCATTGCGGGCAAAGGAGTTAATCCTGTCAGGTCGTTAATCCCAGTTGAAGTTAGAAGACAGCCCAAGAATGAGAGCTTTGAGACCCAAGAAGATCCCACCTCACCAAAGGTCTCATGTATAGGCCAAGTCAAGCACAAGAAGAAGATGTACAAAGCCACTTCCAAGCGCGTTCCATGGCTCCCTCAAGAAACAAAGCCTGTGTCACAGAATCCACATAAGATAAAGAAGCATGCGTCTAAACTTATGAGACTCTTTACTGGATCAAAAGCAGGGAGGAAATCTATTGTTTCTGGTGGAGATAAGCCAACACTTCCTGATAAAACACCTTCATTAAGTCAAATGACAAGGTTTGCGAGTGGTCGTGATACTTTGGCTGGTTTTGACTGGACCGCTCATCAGATTGCACCTGTGGAATCTGATCGCAGGGATTATTATTCTGATGAAGAGAGGGTAGATCGTTTAGAAGAAGAGGAACATGAAGaggttatcattcctttctcgGCACCTATAATGGTAGGTGGAGGAATAGATTTGCTACCAAGGAAAGAAATTAACCTCTGGAAGAAAAGAACCATAAATCCACCTAACCCTCTTCAATTGAGATCCAATATGGTTAGAGGAAATTAA